The following proteins come from a genomic window of Nocardiopsis sp. YSL2:
- a CDS encoding NADP-dependent malic enzyme has protein sequence MTTDSRSSGTQNTYAHLDEDPAFALHRGGKLQVTSTVDVSDHEGLALAYTPGVARVCDAIAETPELVETHTWKSNLVAVVTDGTAVLGLGDIGPEASLPVMEGKSLLFKQFGGVDSVPIALACTDVDDIVETVVRMAPSFGGINLEDIAAPRCFEIERKLRERLDIPVFHDDQHGTAIVTVAALHNAARLTGRTLGDLRAVVSGAGAAGVAVTKMLLDGGIGDIAVADSKGMIYQGREGLTPVKQELADISNKAGVRGSIESALVGADVFIGLSAGEVPETVVATMADDAIIFAMANPNPEVHPDVARKYASVVATGRSDFPNQINNVLAFPGVFRGAFDAGATDITENMKLAAATALAALVGDDLTADYVIPSSFDERVAPAVANAIAEQARKDGVARR, from the coding sequence GTGACCACCGATTCGCGTTCTTCGGGTACCCAGAACACCTACGCCCATCTGGATGAGGACCCCGCCTTCGCCCTGCACCGGGGCGGCAAGCTGCAGGTGACCTCCACCGTCGACGTCAGCGACCACGAGGGCCTGGCCCTGGCCTACACGCCGGGTGTCGCCCGCGTGTGCGACGCCATCGCCGAGACCCCCGAGCTCGTCGAGACCCACACCTGGAAGAGCAACCTGGTCGCCGTCGTCACCGACGGCACCGCGGTGCTCGGCCTGGGGGACATCGGCCCCGAGGCGTCCCTGCCGGTCATGGAGGGCAAGTCGCTGCTGTTCAAGCAGTTCGGCGGCGTCGACTCCGTGCCCATCGCGCTGGCCTGCACCGACGTCGACGACATCGTCGAGACCGTCGTCCGGATGGCCCCGTCCTTCGGCGGGATCAACCTGGAGGACATCGCCGCGCCGCGCTGCTTCGAGATCGAGCGCAAGCTGCGCGAGCGCCTGGACATCCCCGTCTTCCACGACGACCAGCACGGCACCGCGATCGTGACGGTCGCCGCCCTGCACAACGCCGCGCGCCTGACCGGGCGCACCCTGGGCGACCTGCGCGCCGTGGTGTCCGGTGCAGGCGCCGCGGGCGTCGCCGTCACCAAGATGCTGCTCGACGGCGGCATCGGCGACATCGCGGTGGCCGACTCCAAGGGCATGATCTACCAGGGCCGCGAGGGCCTGACGCCGGTCAAGCAGGAACTGGCCGACATCAGCAACAAGGCCGGAGTGCGCGGCTCCATCGAGAGCGCGCTGGTCGGCGCCGACGTGTTCATCGGCCTGTCCGCGGGCGAGGTGCCCGAGACGGTCGTGGCCACCATGGCCGACGACGCGATCATCTTCGCGATGGCCAACCCCAACCCGGAGGTGCACCCCGACGTCGCCCGCAAGTACGCGAGCGTCGTCGCCACGGGGCGCAGCGACTTCCCGAACCAGATCAACAACGTGCTGGCCTTCCCCGGTGTGTTCCGGGGCGCCTTCGACGCGGGGGCCACGGACATCACCGAGAACATGAAGCTGGCCGCCGCCACCGCGCTGGCCGCTCTCGTGGGTGACGACCTCACCGCCGACTACGTCATCCCGAGCTCCTTCGACGAGCGGGTGGCCCCGGCCGTCGCCAACGCGATCGCCGAGCAGGCCCGCAAGGACGGCGTCGCCCGCCGCTGA